TTCATTATGTTTTCTTGAGAACATTTCTAAGTATAGAGCGCATTCCTTAATAAAAACTCGTACAGTTTCTTAACTTTTTCTTAATGTAGAAGAAATGTGGTATCACATCTAGGTACATGAAATTATATCGACGATTTTTCAAATATATCGAACACAACTCAAAATATATCAACGATTTTTCGAATATATCGACGTTTCGACAAGGAATATCGACTTACCGACAAAAACTGACAGTAGAAACAACAAAAAAGGCTGTCCAAAATGTATTTTGGAACAGCCTCCGCTACTTACTCACTACTGAACTTCTTTTTACATAAAACAAACTGCCAATTAAAACGACAATTACGCCAAAATATACGCCATACTCTATCGCAACTGCTACAATTCTTTCAATATGTTGTCCGAATAAAGAACCGAGCACGAAATAAATGAGTGTCCAAACAAATCCTGTCGTATAGGAATACAAAGCATATATCCGAAATGACATGTTATTCATTCCAACTAAATACGGTACGATATGTCTTACAACTGGTATGAAGTAACTTGTAACTAACGCATAATGACCATATTTCTCTACCATTTGTTGAGATTTCAAAAGATATTTTGCCTTTTTCTTTTTCATTAGTTTATGAAGTACTTTTGTACCAAATATTTTCCCTAGTATATAACCTAAAGAAAGCCCGGATACAACTCCTAAATACGTTAA
This genomic window from Bacillus anthracis str. Vollum contains:
- a CDS encoding DedA family protein; amino-acid sequence: MELHELLSYIEQYGYWASFFCLWLGIIGMPIPDEMIVMSGGFVSSLGILSIITAFLLTYLGVVSGLSLGYILGKIFGTKVLHKLMKKKKAKYLLKSQQMVEKYGHYALVTSYFIPVVRHIVPYLVGMNNMSFRIYALYSYTTGFVWTLIYFVLGSLFGQHIERIVAVAIEYGVYFGVIVVLIGSLFYVKRSSVVSK